One Trichoderma asperellum chromosome 5, complete sequence genomic region harbors:
- a CDS encoding uncharacterized protein (SECRETED:SignalP(1-18)~CAZy:GH30), giving the protein MLFLSVLTTIAAVGGVNAASSFASSADGRYQLSAAQAPVLNAANPGIDNWKFTIKEKTGKKQTVKGFGAAVTDSTVLAFNKLSASARTQLLNDLMTPSGINFSLMRHTIASSDLSADPAYTYDDANGNVDTNLANFNLGDRGNALASMLATMRKLQPNLTILGTPWSPPGWMKQNGKLIGGGTGNNKLNHAYENAYAQYFVKYIQTFEKAGAHIDAITIQNEPLNNKDDMPTMLVQQDESGALIRDKVGPALRAAGLSTQVWAWDHNQDVYSYPQTVMNMASQYVQAAAWHCYAGNNPNNWTPLTQFHNEFPNKEQYMTECWTSVGTTDWIHSSSFNMFPLQNWANGIIAWTLGSYTGGGPALSGGGNCHQCTGLVTVSSDGSSYKKEIDYYMMGQFSKYIPKGAVVVDGTGSYLFDDNSGMEAVGTLNPDGTRTVVIQNRYNKEIWVQVGTESESQTWNARVPALSVTSWILPKA; this is encoded by the exons ATGTTGTTCCTATCAGTCCTCACCACCATCGCCGCTGTTGGCGGCGTCAACGCTGCCTCTTCATTTGCTTCGAGTGCGGATGGAAGGTACCAGCTCAGCGCCGCTCAGGCGCCTGTTCTGAATGCCGCCAACCCCGGCATTGACAATTGGAAGTTCACCATCAAGGAGAAGACCGGCAAGAAGCAGACCGTCAAGGGTTTCGGTGCTGCCGTCACCGATTCCACCGTCCTGGCATTCAACAAGCTGTCGGCCTCTGCACGCACTCAGCTGCTCAACGACTTGATGACCCCCTCGGGTATCAACTTCAGCCTTATGCGCCACACCATTGCCAGCTCAGATCTTTCAGCTGACCCGGCATACACCTATGATGACGCCAACGGCAACGTTGATACTAACCTGGCCAATTTCAACTTGGGTGATCGTGGCAATGCCCTGGCCAGCATGTTGGCCACCATGCGCAAGCTTCAGCCTAACCTGACCATCCTTGGAACGCCTTGGTCGCCCCCCGGATGGATGAAGCAAAACGGCAAGCTGATTGGCGGCGGTACCGGCAACAACAAGCTCAACCACGCATACGAGAATGCCTATGCTCAGTACTTTGTCAAGTACATCCAGACATTCGAGAAGGCTGGAGCTCACATCGACGCCATCACAATCCAGAACGAGCCTCTCAACAACAAGGACGACATGCCTACCATGCTTGTCCAGCAGGATGAGTCTGGTGCTTTGATCCGTGACAAGGTCGGCCCTGCTCTTCGAGCTGCTGGTCTGAGCACTCAGGTCTGGGCTTGGGACCACAACCAGG ACGTCTACTCTTACCCTCAGACTGTCATGAACATGGCCAGCCAGTACGtccaggctgctgcttggcacTGCTACGCCGGCAACAACCCCAACAACTGGACTCCTCTCACCCAGTTCCACAACGAGTTCCCCAACAAGGAGCAGTACATGACTGAGTGCTGGACCTCCGTCGGCACCACTGACTGGATccacagctccagcttcaaCATGTTCCCTCTCCAGAACTGGGCCAACGGCATCATCGCCTGGACTCTTGGTTCCTACACCGGCGGCGGCCCGGCCCTctccggcggcggcaacTGCCACCAGTGCACGGGTCTCGTTACCGTCAGCTCTGATGGCAGCAGCTACAAGAAGGAGATTGACTACTACATGATGGGACAGTTCAGCAAGTACATTCCCAAGGGCGCTGTTGTCGTTGACGGTACCGGAAGCTACCTGTTTGACGACAACTCCGGCATGGAGGCTGTTGGCACTCTTAACCCTGATGGCACCCGCACGGTCGTCATCCAGAACCGCTATAACAAGGAAATCTGGGTCCAGGTCGGCACCGAGTCCGAGTCTCAGACTTGGAATGCCCGTGTTCCTGCTCTGTCTGTTACTAGCTGGATCTTGCCCAAGGCTTAA
- a CDS encoding uncharacterized protein (EggNog:ENOG41) — MSDNKQLHLFAFMRPVSLHTGAWRYPGAYADANFNIAHLRSFIQKLEAAKFDAFFMADHLAVLNMPIEALRRSQTVTSFEPFTLLASLSAVTERIGLAATASTTYDEPYHVARRFASLDHLSGGRAAWNIVTTSNPDAAKNFGRDEHMDHSDRYKRAKEFYDVVTGLWDSFADDAFIRNQETGIFLDPEKIHTLNHVGDELKIKGPLNIARPVQGWPVIVQAGQSEPGRQLAGETAEAVFCAPGNIEAAKSVYADIKARAVAAGRKREHINILPAALVIIGDTIQDAKEKRLKLDSLVNYESSIASLSIALGTDASKFDPDAPLPVDLGENNASVTSRENVVRVGQEEGLTVRQLAQRFGGYGGLAFVGTPESVADEWERWLKEEASDGFVVTFPYLPQGIDDVVEKLVPELQRRGIFRKDYVGSTLREHLGLPRPENRFFPSGNA; from the coding sequence ATGTCGGATAATAAGCAACTGCATCTGTTCGCATTCATGCGACCCGTCAGTCTTCATACTGGCGCATGGCGGTATCCAGGTGCATACGCAGACGCCAACTTCAACATAGCCCATCTCAGATCGTTTATCCAAAAGCTAGAAGCAGCCAAGTTTGACGCATTCTTCATGGCCGACCACCTTGCTGTCCTGAACATGCCTATAGAAGCCCTAAGACGCAGCCAAACCGTCACATCTTTTGAACCATTTACGCTGCTCGCATCACTTTCAGCAGTAACTGAGAGAATTGGtcttgctgctactgcttctacAACATATGATGAGCCCTACCACGTTGCGCGGCGCTTTGCCTCCCTTGATCATCTCAGCGGGGGTCGTGCGGCCTGGAACATCGTGACGACGTCCAACCCAGATGCGGCCAAGAACTTTGGTCGTGACGAGCACATGGACCACTCGGATCGGTATAAGCGCGCCAAGGAGTTTTACGACGTCGTGACGGGCCTGTGGGATAGTTTTGCAGATGACGCTTTCATCCGGAATCAAGAGACTGGCATATTCCTCGACCCCGAGAAGATACACACTCTCAACCACGTGGGAGACGAGCTCAAGATCAAGGGTCCATTGAATATCGCCCGACCTGTTCAGGGGTGGCCTGTCATCGTACAGGCTGGACAGTCTGAGCCAGGGCGACAGTTGGCTGGCGAAACAGCCGAGGCAGTCTTCTGCGCACCAGGCAACATCGAAGCAGCAAAGTCGGTATATGCAGACATCAAGGCACGCGCAGTTGCCGCAGGCAGAAAGAGGGAGCACATTAACATCCTACCAGCCGCCTTGGTAATCATTGGCGATACCATACAAGAcgccaaagagaagagactcAAGCTCGACAGCCTCGTCAACTATGAGAGCTCCATTGCCAGTTTGTCAATTGCCCTCGGCACAGATGCTTCCAAGTTTGACCCGGATGCGCCTCTGCCTGTCGATCTGGGCGAGAACAACGCCAGCGTTACAAGCCGAGAGAACGTCGTGAGGGTGGGACAGGAAGAAGGGTTGACTGTGAGGCAGCTAGCCCAGCGATTTGGAGGATACGGCGGGTTAGCCTTTGTGGGCACACCAGAGAGCGTTGCCGACGAGTGGGAGCGGTGGCTAAAGGAAGAGGCCTCTGATGGCTTCGTCGTTACGTTCCCATATCTGCCACAGGGAATAGACGATGTGGTGGAGAAGCTGGTGCCGGAGCTGCAGCGTCGGGGCATCTTCCGAAAGGATTATGTAGGCAGCACTCTGCGTGAGCATCTCGGCTTACCAAGGCCAGAGAATAGGTTCTTTCCGTCTGGAAATGCTTAA